The genome window CACAATCATCTTGCCACCCCTTCCCCTTTctttaactgtgtgtttttggtcGGGGAACCGGGGTGGGGCACAGTTTTGGGTATgaccgctctcctcctccatgtcaAACAAGTACAAAAACTCCAGGAGCGCAACATGTTACgaccagagaaaaacacatcacagacaATCGAAGATGTTTTCATCCTGGTCATGTTTGTTGGTCATGGAGGGAGAGACCCACACAGAGCCTGAGCTACATCCTTGTGAATGCTGTACTGCACCAGATTAGCCAGTGTTGCTGACTGTCTGCTTGTtaatctctcgctctcttctcAGCAGTTCTTCTCACAATGTAACCCTTTAGATTCACTTACTCGTCTTTTTAGCATGTAGAGGAATAAGGCAAACTTTAACAAGTATTTATGATCCTTTTTGTTCTTCTGCCCGATCTATCCCTCCACCATCACCCtcgcctctctcctccatcttgtCCTCCCCCACACActttgtctctttccctcttgctgtcctccatctctccctctctctctctctctctctctctcctcttcatcactaCCTCACAGGGTGGCTATGCAGCGTATCGTTACGCCCAGCCTGCCGCAGTAGCGACTCCcacagcggcggcggcggctgcagcagcagcttacAGTGACAGGTGAGTGGGCAGACCAGCACAACTTTAGCAAAACTAGCTGAAATGTTCTGCAACGCCCACTGCTCGCTGTTAGCAGCATCTTTTTATCACTGAGCAGTTGAAAATACGAGTAGGTGGggggtgtgttgtgtgtgtgtgtgtgtgtgtgtgtgtgtgtgtgtgtgtgtgtgtgtgtgtgtgtgtgtgtgtgtgtgtgtgtgtgtgtgtgcagggttgTTACAAAAGAGAAAGGGCCATAAAGTGAGTTTGGAAAGCCAGAAATTTCAGCATCTTATGAAATCATTGTTTAGTAATCATTCTGCTCTATGGGGAGGAAAATGGTACTTATTTGATAATTAATGTTCGatctgattgtatttttttaaattaatatataCTACATGTATATTTGCTAATTGGTACCTGCatgattaatatttatttattgttcataggaacatttaaaggaatacttctgttttctttccttttcccaactcacccagactgaggcaagatgtttgataccattttcgcCTCTGcccgtccagtggtttggttcctatgggcagcattttgtgttagcctagcataaagacttaaagtctatgggagtcattagcctagctccgtcaaagtggaaaaataaaccttacagcaactctgaagctctacagaggtgaaaatgctatcaaacatcttgtctcagacAGGGTAcatcagaaaaagggtatttcgCTCAAAACTTTCAAGTATTCCTTTTAACagtatttaatttgaaaaaagaaaaaaattagaaaaggtGTGGGAATAAATATGTACTTACCTCTTCCTGTTCCTTTTCGGGCATGTTTTAGGCTACATATCTTATTTTTGTAACGTAAAGGGTAATTGTTTCTTAATAAACCGATATATTGGCTGTTTTTCCTCTAGCTATGGACGGGTTTACACGGCAGACCCCTACCATGCTGCGCTCGCCCCAGCCGCCTATGGTGTCGGAGCCATGGTACGAACATCCCCTAATATAACCCATAACCATGTGGCgaacaggcttttattttgtagtataAGAAGTGCTGTGCTTTAATTTTACTAACACTTGTGTGCTTTTCCCTCTCCAGGCCACACTGTACAGGGGAGGCTACAGCAGATTTGCCCCCTACTAAAGACACTACATTTCCCAGGAGCTCCTCCCTTCTCTTGAATTACTCTGAAAGAGCTCCTTCTGTCGTCCCGGAGGCGGACTGCACCCTGTTTACGGAGTGTTGAGTCCGCTACAGCAAAGATATTTCAGATCCCGCCCCAGTGCAGTCCCACTTTTTCTTATATACGCTACTACAAAAATAGAGGAATGCTGTATTAAAGACTGGTGGAAGGcctttgcattaaaaaaaagaagaaaaaaaaaaccaagaacTAAAAATGGCCGCCTAATCTATTGCACGGCTGTATTATAGTaccccccctcccgcccccccCTTTTTATTCCCTCAACACTCAGCAGCACAAGAAGCGAGATGGAGCCCAGATGTTCTTCCAAAGGCTGTAACTAGTGCATGGATAACTGacattttaaacagctgtcaccCACGTAAAAGAGCGAGCCAAGTGCGATGTGGCCCCGCTCACGCTCAACATGTGAGGAAAACGAGCGGGAAAAGAGCAGTCGAGGAACCGAGAgggttttttcttcctccacccGCCCCACTCCCTGCATtcgtttggcttttttttttcccctccctgcccATAAAACTTTGGAGAGAGCGCGCGCAAAGAGCAAGAAGGTGCGCCGAAAATAGCACCgcagaaaaacattttggaccAGAACGACAAGatgtttaaaatcacaaaacacgccccccccccccccccccccctgacGGATTTTTATAATTCCCTCTTGTGTGGGCGGTAAGGAGGGTAATGACAAGATCCGCACTCCCGCCGCGTTCGGATCAGAGGGAGACGAAAACACGGTGGCTCGGGAAGGCGGCGTGGCGATTTATAGCGCTCTAGAAATCACTTTGGAAAGCTGAAGGGGGGAGGGTTATTAGAGCTGTACCTTACCTCAAGTTTTCTTAGTATGTGGATATGGTGAACCTTTAAACTTAAATTGTTATGATATGCAAAGAAATTAgtttagagaaaaaaagttaccaaattattattgctattattattattattattatgattatgattattctTATGACCATCATTTTGTTTGATGCAGCTAAACAGCGCTCACTCTGCTGTTATGGGACATCGAGGCACCGTTGTGAACCTTGGGCTGAATGATGGGAGAAACGGGCATCTGCATAATTCATTTTACACCACTGACGATACGATAGCGTCCCGTCTCGACCCCTGAATCCCACCTGCCATGCACAAGGTTTCACTCCTCTGTACGTCACCACCACtgaacactacacacacacacatatacgcacacaccacacacactacacCGAGTAGAGCAAAATGTTGTTTCTCGCCTAGCTGACATTAGATCCGGACACAGCCGACGCCATCCAGTTCATCACCAGGACCCCCCCCCGGGGGTTCGAGTATGGGTTTAATCCTCTTAGCGTTTCTAATGCAGAGATTTATTGTTTGGGTTTCCCCTCACGCTCCATCTTTTATAGAGCAAGTCAAACATTTAAACGAGTCTTCCTGAGGAAAATAATTAAGTTGGTAAATATAGTCGAGTAATTACTGAGCAAGAGAGATTCTGTCAGTGAGTCAgtagaaaatatttaaaatgcaaaacaccaTACTATTGTGCATATTTCTATATCCTTAAAGTCTATTTCCaaatgtggctgttttttttttttttttttttttctttttggttccAAAGATTTGTAGAAAGCACATTTTTCTGCTtctgtgtataaatatattatctccgttattgttattatcatgatCCTTGATGATCTTATGGCTGTCTTTTGTTACTTGCATTTATGTTCTATTTTTCTATCtgtaaaagttgtttttttgggttttttttttttttctcccttctttaGTAAGGTGCAAGTTTTATTGGACTCATCGAGTTTTGAGTTTTGCTTTGGAGTGATGTTTTTGAGCTGAAGGGACACCAGGGGAGGTACACTgagggaaaaataagaaatgcatGTAACACTAccaaacttgtttttctttctgttttttttttttttcctttggtattttattttctcagtcaaATATTCAGTCAgtccaggctttttttttctttcttttgtttttgtatcgtCGTCGGTTAATGATGATAGGGTTTGCTAGCATGagatttaattgtattttaaaaattacaggaatggatgaaaacatttggccttatatatatattttttttaatcgtcCATAGTTTACAGGTGACTGAGCCCTTAGGAATAAATGAGCACAGGCCTGTGGCACTTCTCAAGGGCTGAAGCcagttgttttcttctttttctttgccttttttccccattttgtcattttaatgtatttctttttttgttttttttttgttttttttttcaacgtgAGTCTCCTTGCATTTCAATAGTGAAATCTGTCTGTTTGGTCAGTGTGACCGCTCCAGGTTTGATGGATGAAGACATACACTAAAATGTCTCAAAAGTGTTAATATTCCTGTATGGTTAAAACCGATCATGTCATTGTGGGATATGTACTAAGTACAAAGAAATACTAATGTTTAAAATGCTGCaaagtaatgtttttctttcacttttgtaATCATTAACTCATTTCATCGCTCCCTTTTACGTTGACCActtctcaaaaaaacaaaacaaaaatgagtcaACAAGTCAGttactttctttcttcctcgtaaatgtgctgctgttgggTTTTTGCGTTGGCCACCTGCCTacgttttactttttttttttttttttaatatgtccATATTACTATAGAATGTTCTGTGTataacatccaaaaaaaaaaaaaaacaagaaagaaagaaaacttagCCAAAGATGCTAACGGCGGTCCCTCCATTTTTCGGTTCCCGACTTGAGAAGTGCTACACAAACCACACAGAGACGGACTTATTGAGCCACTGCAGGCATGGACAACCAGCATGAGCGGTATttgtcaagtttaaaaaaaaaaaaaaaattgttttgcatGATCTTGTGTCTTTCATATTCGACGTTGCGTTCCTCTTTACCACTAAACCCTATGGAGAATGATGAGGCAGCTAGCTGTCGGATGCTAACACCCGGGGGGGAGGCTGGCTGACGTCCCGGCGAAGAGGACGGCGGACGGGACGGGATGAGAAATAAAACGGCGGCTCCATGGAGAGTGCAGGCCGATCTCGATTTCCTGTCACGGGTTTCTTGTCATTGTATTATATTAGCTGTGTGCTCATTCTTCATAGTCGCTATGGTTTCCAATGACCAGTCCTCCCCCTCTGTCATGTCGATATCCCCCTTGACTGCCATTATCTTATTTTGTTAttgaatgtccatataaaatgttttatataaaaatgttttgttgtgattaagcattcagtttgttttgttttgtttttttatttggattttctgtttattaaGTAAACTGGAGGATAATTATTTTGTagtttctcatatttttttacacacaaTCAGCGCCGACATGGGAAAAAATTTACCAATTCAAATCAAGAACCCAAACATTTTTAGtgatatgtatgcatgtgtgcagttgtgtatgctttattttctcttaaatccaCAAATTCTCTATAGTCCCTAATTGATGCCGCAAGAGATTCAAACACAAGGCtttctttttgaaaatattttattggcTGCTCTACTTTACTCTTACTCCCAGTTTACATTcacatcccaaaaaaaaaaaataaaatttgacatcttccataaataaatagttaTCTGTATATAAAGAAAGAATTGCTCCttgaggagggaggtgaggacAAGGagaaggcaggaggaggaggaggaggaggagggagctgcGGTTGAAACATCATGACAGCAGCGATCAAACCCTCTCGAATACAAAAGCCCTcgtcctttcttttctctgtcacGATGCACAAGCCAGGAGCGAAGTGTGGGAAGAGGACAACGCAGCTTTCCCACTTTTTGGGGGGAGTCGCTCAAAGCACAAATTCCTCAACAAAAgcgtatataaatatatatttacaatgtGTATCTTACATAATCACATCCATCAGTTTCACAACTTGTCATGTATCGATCAGTGAGTCCTTTTGGATCTGCCGCGGGTGGCAAAGgttgtgctttgttttccaaaaatcCATATGAAACTTTGAGTGCGGTGTGGCGAAACAAACTGTAACAGTGACAGTGCAGAGCTTCTGAGGGCCTtggaaggaggaggatgggTTTGGAGGAAAACAAGTGCAGGGAGGTACGGCGGGAAGACAGGAGGGGATCTAGACAATGCCATATTTCGCCAGATCGCTCAGCTCCATGTCGCCGAAGGCTTCCCATGGGCAAACCACTGTGATGTCTGTGCCGAGACCCTCCATCCCAGGGATGTCATCTCCAAATCTGAAAGACAAgaggaaacaagaaaacatcTCTTGATCTCCAGTCAATACAACACTTGGTTTTTCACTGGCTGTTTGCCTTTTGGCCTACACGGTACTTTGTAAGCTGCTTAAAGAGTTCCACTTAAGGTAATTAAGTTGTTGCTGTGCTAATTGCATtacagtgtgttggtgtgccCTGCCAGGTCAGCTGCAGTCCAGCTTACCCCTTCTGGCCAGGCTTGGGAGCCTTGCTCTTGAAGGTGCGAGTGGTCCTCTGCTTGAACTTGGGAGGTGCCTTCTTGTCGGCGGGAGCTGCAACGGCTGTGTCTGCCATTTTGTTTAGTTGCTGTAAGAAAAAGAGGGCAGGCAGTGAGAGCTAGATTTGgccttttcttccacctttctTTCTCGTCTTCCTCAGCTTGACCTCACTCCTTGACCTCTTCAGCCCAAAGCCCCTCCAGTCTCCATGCCCTAAGTGCTAATACCTTCAGGTTAGGAGAAATTATAGGTTAAGGCTGTTTTATAACTCCGTAAGACCACGTTACACAAACGCTCTTATGTCCCCAGTGTACAATTAACCTAATCTTGGTCTATTTTTACGTCTTGGCTTTAAAGATTACTCTTGGCCCAGTTACAGACTGTACATCTCAGGACCAAAATACCACCAAATGTTATTCTGTAGCCCATCTGAAGTCAGCAGGAATGTTGTGTAAGTATTAAAACCCTGAGTATAAGCAGATTTTTCTCTACACTGCTAATTTTCCAATCTGTTTTAATCCTTTCCCTTTCTGACCTCTCTGGACTGTACTTTTGATCTTATAGGAGAGCTCAGCGAAACCCTCTGCTGAGCTCTTACGAGAAATGCACTTTGACCTCTGTGTTTTGACCCCGTGTCTTTTTGTGGCCCCTGCATATTATACATGTTTCCTGTATTGCTCTGTTCGCTGCGTCTCTACAGTCCAGTATGCATCATATCTGCATCTTTCATTAAATATGTACCAACATGTGCATCAGCAGCGCCTTTACATACACAAcacatcagtctgtctgtcGTCAGGGAAAACACGGCCAATGGCATCCTGTGTTACTTCCAGCACACTGATCAAacaacctgatttttttttttcttttttttgcaaaatgaccTATCATTAGAAGAAAATTACACTTTCTTACAAATGCTTGATAGCACAAAATTGAGGCAAATTATAGTGGTAAAGCCTCGCTAAACAACATGGTAACAGATCTGCAGACAAAATATattgtataatatatataaatatattgcaaagTAGAGCAATTTGTATTTGAACGCTTGCCATGTTCAATTCATTGAgctgaaaagcaacacaagataAACTGAATAATAACATCA of Myripristis murdjan chromosome 1, fMyrMur1.1, whole genome shotgun sequence contains these proteins:
- the LOC115359002 gene encoding retinal cone rhodopsin-sensitive cGMP 3',5'-cyclic phosphodiesterase subunit gamma-like; this encodes MADTAVAAPADKKAPPKFKQRTTRTFKSKAPKPGQKGFGDDIPGMEGLGTDITVVCPWEAFGDMELSDLAKYGIV